A stretch of DNA from Acidobacteriota bacterium:
TCTTGCAGAAGGAGGAGAGGCTTCTCCAGGACTGGAATGCTTAAAGGCTCATGGCTACCTCACCGTTGTTTCTGTCTATGAAGGTTCGGCTGCCGAAAAGGTCGGCATCTCACCCGGGGATCAGATCCTTGCCATCAACGGTAAGAGTGTCAGGAATCTTAGCCTGCTGCAATGTCAGGAATTGATGGAGGGGGATGCTGGATCGGAACTCAGGCTCTCTCTAATCAGGATGAGAGCGTTTCATAAAGAGGACGTGAGCATCTTGAGGGAAAAGATTAAACACCCTGGTTTCAAACTCAGCTTGCAGAGAAACAGGATTGCTCATCTTAGGATCTACGACATGAAGAGAGTTGACCCTGTTTCTCTTCAGAATGCTTTGAAGGAGGTGGAGGAGAAGAGTCATATTATGCTCATCGACCTGAGAAACTCAACGCGTGGGGACTACATTAAAGCGGTCAAACTGGCTTCTCTTTTCATAGACAGGGGAACCGTTTTTATCATGGAGAAGAGAGGAACGGAGAAGAAGGTCCTGGAGGCATTTCCAAAAGGTTTCGCATGGAAGAAGCCCGTTTTCGTCCTCATCAGTTCAGGAACTGCGGGTCCTTCAGAAGGACTTGCACTCTTTCTGAAGGAGAGGGTAGGTGCAACAGTCATCGGCGAGAGGTCATATGGGATGGGGCTCGAGGCGGAGCTCATCACCTTTGAAGATGGATCGGGAATCCTCCTCTCAACTATAAGATACATCTCTCCCAGTGGAATTTCCTGGAACAGAACGGGCATCACT
This window harbors:
- a CDS encoding S41 family peptidase, yielding MAFGKVKLMRKRILFLFLPLIIASMALAMLLGGMISSKGGLYKYLGLFSDVLTIIMKEYVDPISSNLLLEGANRGLLSSLDPNSAYLTKEEVIEFKNLAEGGEASPGLECLKAHGYLTVVSVYEGSAAEKVGISPGDQILAINGKSVRNLSLLQCQELMEGDAGSELRLSLIRMRAFHKEDVSILREKIKHPGFKLSLQRNRIAHLRIYDMKRVDPVSLQNALKEVEEKSHIMLIDLRNSTRGDYIKAVKLASLFIDRGTVFIMEKRGTEKKVLEAFPKGFAWKKPVFVLISSGTAGPSEGLALFLKERVGATVIGERSYGMGLEAELITFEDGSGILLSTIRYISPSGISWNRTGITPSLEIRSDAKEEGKEKDDQLQKALDYVLKEGAVILKKAA